The Nicotiana sylvestris chromosome 6, ASM39365v2, whole genome shotgun sequence genomic sequence AGAGTAACTTTGCTTTCTGTTGAACTTGGATTTCTTTTGCTTAGAACTGGTATTTGGAAGGACCACACCATCTAGTTTGTGGACTGAGATATTGGACTGGTGTTGTGTAGGACTTACTAGCTCATATACAATCAACAAAGAGGTCTTTCCCTTAAATCAGATAACCAATGGTGTTGATAAAGAAATAAATGCCCTTGTCTGACCACTTATCCTCAAACCATTTTTGCCCACCTAACCCCCTTAAAAtcctccaaataatctcaaatatGTGCTGTTGTTAACTCGTATTAGAACTGTAGTAGAAACTCGACCTTTACTCCATTTTCCTGTGAATGTTTTTCGACAGCACGACCCGTGTTTAATCTGTTTTCTTATTGCAGGACAAGTTGTATCATGTTGAACAAGGGTAAATGCATTGTGGAAGCTGTTACTTTCTTACACAGAATATTGAGCAATCACTCCATGAAGCCAAATGCGGAATTTAAGCCTCTTGCTTTATCCAGCCATGACTCTTAGTTGCGTTGACCGTACGAGTAGCTGCTGATGTATTCTCCCCACTCGTGTACATCCTCTACTTCACCATGACCATTTCTTCTGCTATGTACATACATCAATATTAAGCGAAACCAAACAATTAGTAGTAGTGTACAATCCTATTATCTTAACAGTTGAAGAACTATGTGAAACCAGGGTTCAAATCTAAACTGAGACAAAAATACGAGGTGATCTCTTTGTTTGCCCAAATCTTTGGAGGTACTGGTAATGTAATTCTTGGTGCTTGTACTTGTGAAAGGTGGCAAGTAACTGGTGAAATAGTCAAAGTATGCGCAAGCTGGCCGAACACCAATGTTATCAAGAGTTCCCCCTAACGGCACACTGTATATAATCTTGAGATGGCCAATGTGAACAGTAAGTGGTATCTGTTGATGAAATGCCATTGCATGGAACTGAGGAATAGCGGATGCTTAAACATATAGGCGGATGAGACATAGAAAGAATAGATTCAAGTGCTCCTGAGTCAAGAGACTCTTCTCCCTAAATAGCATTCATGTAAAGagtgattttttgttttttagaGATGCCCTTGATGATTCGGATCTACCCCTTGCATCTTCATATCTTTGAAAGCCCAGACTATTGTTCTGGATCTGCATTAGTCATATTTCAGGTGCAAAGCCTCTTCAGCTTTTTTCAAGCTTGATGGTCAAGTTCCCTGCGACTTCCATAAATACGTTGGGAAAGCAAGAGAACGCTTTGCATTTTCTTATGCATGTACATCACACCTCCTATGGTTGTTACCAAAGCTCCTAGTGAACCCAAAATGGGCGATGGACTTGGATCTACCAAATGACACATTAAAAAAAAGCCTGTTGTTGCGCATTATGAAGGAACAAAAATCCATGGGTACTACCAATAAAAAAGTAACATCACAATGATTAAAAAGTATTGTGCACTTATTCTGATATGGGGCTCAAGTTAAATGGCTTATTCCTAGTCATTTCATTGGTAACCCAGTTGAAAAGCATTAGGTAGACATAAGTGTAATTCAGCAGTCAGCAGCAAGCCGGTCAAAACACATGATATTGCTTGTTAGCTCTTTCTATCTGGTGAAAGACTTCTGGGGTAGATGGTACTTAAAAACCAATTAGTCATATCTAAAGAGCAATCGCCATCAACCTTTATCCACGGTTAAAAAGAATATGAAAAAAGGAACTTTGCATGTGTTAATTTGTTGATGTTGTGCAAAGAATATGAAAAAGGAACTTTGCATGTGCGAATTTGTTGTGCATCCTAAGTTCTGATAAAGAAAGGAGATTTTAGTTAGTTGACGATCaacataaaattatttaatttataaggCAAACCGACAACAGTGAATACATAGAGACATGCACCGAGAATAAAATAGGTCCAGATGGAGCAAAATGTGGGGGTTTGTATAGTTGACCATAATTGGCTTGGAATTGAGGTATTTATTGTTGTGGATTCTATAATAATCTGGTAAAATGGTAGACATCATTTCTTTTGTACAAATACAATTGCTTTCTTTCCATCAAGCCTCGAGGCTTGAAGAAATTGCCAATATATTATACACAAAAACACGACTAAAAATGCACTCAATCATTTACAACAAGACCACGTACTAGAATTAACTAATGGCAGTTAATTATCTTCAGCAGTAAAATCTGGCTCTGTTGGCTTCTGAAGCAGAATGGGTGATATCCTGTCTGGCACCCTTGCTTTTTTTGCAGTATTGCGCCGCAAAGCATGGAGTACATTAGCAGCAAATCTTGATGCATAAAAGGTAGCACCCAAACTTGGTGAACTGCCACCTTCATTTGCCAATGCATCTTGCAACCTGTTTTCTTCATCACGAAGAGACTCTTCTACATTCTTCCTGCAATAACTCCGCCATGCTGCTTGTATGAAGCAAGCTGCCCAAGTTCTCCATTGGCCTGAGTAAAACCTGAAAGTGTGGCGGAGCTGCTTACTGTGAAGTCGTCTGAACTGAGAGGCTACAAGCTTTAAATCATCAGCCACTAAAGcaaatgcttcaacttctgagagTGCTTGGGCAGTTCTAGTTGAGATTGGTAGGTTAGTTGACGAATTAGGGTCAAGAGCCCAAGTAAGTAGCTCCTCTCCACAAAAATCACCAGCTTTTAGATGCTCAGAGTTAAAAAAACCTGTCCTCCCTCCATTAGTGGTTACAGACAGTAGTTTGCCCCTCATTACAAACAGCATCGCATCAACTGGATCACCTTCACGAACAATGAAGCTGTCCTTGGTGAATAGCACTGGCTTCAGATGGTCGCATAATGCATCTAAGAGTTGTTCATCCATTTTTTCAAACATTGGCACCTTAAAATATCCATGCATAATCAAAATCAAGAACTAATAAACAGATCATAAGAACAACATTCTTTTGACTATACTACGCTTAGAAAATCTcactttttatatataaaaagttCATCTAATATATGATGCCAACCATTAGAGGGGAATAAATCACATCTGTATTTGCAAAATAAGGGTGAACCACAGTCAAAGAGCAGGAGTGACAAAACTTACTCTCATGAGCAAAGCTAAACAAAGATGACGCTTTATATCTCTCCTGAGGTCTTTCGGAAGGTTGTGAATCAGATTCTCTTCATCAACACCCCTAGTTTCCTGCCACCTGTATTGCTCATAGCACCTAATCCGCTCTCTGAGGTTCTCAGGGAGCAACCGATGTGACATCCACTGTTCTGCATCTCGTCTTTTCACCCTCATCTCCTCTAATCTTAATGTTGAGGATTGCAGACATGTCTATCACATACAAGTATTTTAGTTGATTAGAGCCTGGGATGAAAATTTTCAAGTTTGACGACTGAGAGTAAAATGGCACTGTTTCAAGAAGCCCTAAATCCCTGCACCCATCATTTAATAATGCAACTGATTCACATGTTTATTCCAAACAGACGTTTCTACTGGGCATCATGGCCTACCATAAGGTTGACAAAATCGCAGTCCATGACGTTGTTTATACACATAAGACGTACCAAAAACCTTAGTAAGTCGACGataattttttttccaattaaacgAATTTAAACAGGTTGTGACATGACAGAGAAAGGAGGTGCCACCAGAATAAGAACTTTGCCATATAAGTTTTATTTCTTGAGATAAAATCTTGGATAGCTATTATTTTGAATTGTGCTGTCAAATGCTGGCTTTAGATCTTCCAGAACAGTGATGAAAAACTAAGAACCAAAAACTACCTGCATATTGCCAATGAGAAAGGCAAATAGCACCAGGCCAGCGATGGAAATGAAAACTGCAAAGCAAATTTCCCAGATGAAGGTACTTGTTTGGAGGTTTTGACCAAGGGAACTGCAAAATAAAGGAGCAAGGTTTTGGTTAGAATAACCACAGACAGAAAACTCAATGAAAATGAACCTTTTAAGACACAACTCAAAATTCTATTAACAGGACTTCCACATCTATCCTAGTCAGGAAAGTAAATTATCaccatttattttttttatttttaaaaagggcTAAACATACCAGAAATGCCTACTGGATATGTCGACAAGGCTGAAAAGAGAGAAGCTATAATACAACCTGGCAAAGTAAAGAAATTAATCTTTTGGCAGTGCATCAAGTTTTCGGAGATTCTTTTAACCTTATCGACCTCAATGGAAGAGCCTTTGCTTAGTTTCTTTTCCAAAGCCACATTTGGATTAGAGATACACTACTAGGTGTGGGCATTATTTGGTTATAACCCAAAGAAACAGACTGAACAGAAAAAAATATGATATTTCCAGTTCAATATCTTTTGGGCTATTCTTCAGTTTAACATTAAAAGAGATTTCAATTTTCGGTTTGGTTTTTCGTTTTCTGGAAAACAAAAATCTGTTTAACTGAAGAACTGCCCAGCTGTGATAGGGTAGGTTTAGTCTGCTTTTAATATTAATGTCTACCCAGCTGCCGGTAAAAGACTGATGCAGAACATTAAAATAAGTATCTGATTGATAACTTTTTTATTGGAAAACAACAACAAAGATCTTCGAAAGAGAGCCAGAGATGAAAATGCTGTTTACTTAGTGTTTCTGTATCTGCTGAGATTTGAACCACTGCGTTATTTGTTTAACGTTGTAGATATTTCTATTCAATTATTTATTGATTTAGCCTACCTCCTTTTTGTTGGTCCAATTACTTTCAGAGAAAGAATAGACCAATTTTCTAAATGTGAACATTAGACTCAAACAGGAAAACCAAAATGAATCGAGGTTATTTCTATTCTGTTCAATTTACTTATAAACCAAGACCGAAAATAACCGAACCGAAAAAATGAAACCAAAACAAACAGTTATAAACCATCATTGTGCATGTCCTAGATGATATTGACATACAAGTTGAAACACCCCCACCCCTTGTTTACCAAATCCATCTCTCACTGTGTCTCCCCCCTCACCCCAAAAAAGAACCCCCTGTCCCTCACCTATGATTCCCCTCTTTCTTACCCTTGTTATTTTCCATCACCAGACTGAATTTTCTTGAATGGTATCTGTTGTAAACCTAAATAAATAGATAAAGTATCCTCTCTCTGAAGCTTAAAATTTTAGACAAGGTGGTCACCAAATTCAACATAATATCAACGGACTTGGTTTCAAGTCTCACTGTCATCCATCAACATAAATAGTTTCACGTGCTtagtccaaaaaaaaaaaaaaaagagttaggcAATATGTGACAGGACGTATTGCAAACCTAAATTAATAGGAGTAACTAACAATATCCTCCCTCTAACACTTTGAGCTATTAGATGAGATGGTCACAAAATTCAACATTATAAAACCAATAAAAACCAACCGAGTGCTCTAGCATCGCAAAGTCCAAAATGCTCAAGCTACGCATACACTATTCTACAAAGAAGTTTCTTTCTATTGCTGCTTGAACTTCTAATAGATGGTTAGTAGTCACCAGGGGCGGATCTATTAAGGAAGAGGGGGGTGGCACGCACCCGCAAACCTCGGCCGAAAtgttgtaaatatatgtatacataCAGACAAAGTTGCCAAATAGAATTAAGTGGCACCCAGCTCAGCAAAATGTTGGGTGCCGCTGGCAAAGGTTCTGGTTTGTCTCCCAAGTGATAGGAGTTTGATCCTAGCCTTAAGCAcattaatattttttccatttcatGCATTTAGGACAAACTGGAGACCATGttgttttttcttcctttttctttactACCTATTGACTATTTGCATTTAATTAATTCTTCTCTGCTTTTATCTTTTATTAATTCTTGGTAActttatctttcttcttctataAGTTATAAAAGTTTCTTCCTTCCAAAAACCTTCTCTTTCCCATCTTATAGAATCATTTTTCAAGAATAATTCTTCTTAATTTATGCTATCAAAATACATAAAAGTCTATACACTCTATTTCAACTTCACACTATTTTCGCTTTGTATCTACTGTTATCATGTATCAATAGATAGtagaaaattgatttttttttctaggAGAACAACTTCAATGTAATTATTTTTTCGTTTGATTGGTTTGTCCATATATAAACCTGATAAGACTAATAACTGACCCGAAATAAAAAATAGATCCAACTGACCCAATAAATATCCTATTTGGACCATGTAAATACAACACGTGTACATTAAAATTAGTGTGGCACCCGGAACCTccaaatcctagatccgcctctggtAATCACTACACAGTACATGCAAATGTGGTTAAACAGAAAAACACTTGGGTATAAAGATCTAACCAACTTGTTTTTTAATATGCATAAGAGGCACATAGTGCAGGCGTACCTTAAATTTTGTAAACCCCACCAGAAACAATAAAAGAACTTCTGCGGAAAATCCATTGGTCCCACAACACCTGATTGGAGAGCGCCAAGGAATATCCCAAAATCAAATAGCGTTGCATTTGGTGTCTCTATAGGGCAGGAACTGTTCAGCAATGTTTTAAATTTTGTATGATCATCATCACAATACAATGAGGCATGATGACAGGGAGAAGAATTTCCACAAGCTTGTTTCCAGCAAGTAGTTTCGCGTTCTATAGAAAACAGATACCAAAAGGCTCCAAGTACCTAAAGAGCACAAAGCCACTCAATTCTCAGTTTAATGAGTACAAGATAGTATAGAATAGAGAATGATGTCACcgctaaaagaaaatataatagAGAATGATATAACTATTTCATAATACTACTGATATCTGCTGGCATATCATAAGTTTATATGCCAGGAAAACCTAAGATGGCTGAAAATCCATAACTTTTAGTTCTAAGGTTCCAATTAGTCAAAATAACAAAATTTTAAAGGACACCTTTTAGATAGAATCAACCATAGGTAACTTTGGGTAACACAAATTTGAACAACAGAGTAGATAGTATACTATCCATCAGAATTGTAACTCAAGGTTATTGCAAGCTTACATGGCTGGCAAGCATATAAAGGAAGAGATTGAAAGCAGCTCCAGCCCATGCTGTTTCAGTGAGTATGCCAGATGTTCTTGTGACTTCCCTATATAAAGGATACACTCGAAGGACCCTTGGAATATATTGGAAAAAGACAACAGACTTCAGCAAATTCTTGGTATTCAAAGATCTTGAACCCCGCAACTTAGGAATTATAATTAAAATTACAACCTGAAAATACATAAAAGGATAAGAGTAAACAACTGAACATAAATTTCTATTTACATAGGAAGTAGGTAAAAGCTAACATGCAATATAATACATGGAGTGCAAAAATGCTCCACATCATGTAAATCTATGATCTCCATGAGATACGATACATTGCCTGCTTGAACCAGAATAATCTTTTCACAAAATGTACCAACCATGAGTCTCTCTTCAATAGAAAGCCAAAGTAATGTTTTGAAGGGAAGTAACATGCACCTGTGGTAGTGGTAGAACTGCAAGAATGTCGATCAAGAAGTAAGTGGATAAGTATCTCTTTGCTATATCCCAAGCATCTTCAATTAAAACACCTCTTCCAAATACACGTGACGAAGGAGCAATAAAACCAGTTCGAAATTGAAGGGCAATATGAAGAAAGTAAAATATATCAGTAAAAGAACGCAAAACACTAGCTGTCACCTCCAACGTTCTGTTTAACCCCAGGCATTTGTTGTCGTTATCAATCACTGGAATATAAAGGAACAAAGGATCCAAGGAGATAGCAATTACACAGGATAATACAAATATTTTGTTCCACTTTTGAAGAAAAGGTCCTTGAGGATCAAGAATGTTCTTTTTGGATCCCAAGCTTTCTTCCACAAAACCACTTAAACTAGATTTTACAGCTTGTATTATGCCTTTGGCCCTCCATTTACCAGATTCCAAGCGATTATGTAATTCGTCGGAAGCTATTACAACTTTACTTCGGTGGACTCCACCTTTAGCATGAAAATTTCCCTCAGAGCTTCTCTCTGATTTCCAATCCTGAAACCTGCAAGGCAATTAATTCAAGTATTAGAAATACAAGTTGGCAAAAAACATGTCAGCAAATTGGTGCAGTTATATAACATCTATACATatacaaaacgaaaaaaagagaatagTCCATGCTAAAATTTACTTCGTTAAGCTTTTTCAATACCCATTTAAGTAACCAAACATAAATGTGCTTGGACTTCCCTCTTAATTTTCTGTTCTCATCCAATTTCAAATAGGTAAGGCTATGTAGGCTTTCTATTGTTTCCCTCCAGGTCTAGAATTAGTCTATTTTCCACTTATAAATCTATAAAATCTGTTCATTTGTGTTATTTACATTCAGAAAGAAACTACTAGAAGGTTTAACCTGGAAAAAGCATTTAGTGGATTGAGAGGAAAAGGGGATTGCACAAGTTCTCAGAAAACTGACCTCACAAACTCGTCTTGGCGGTGATTCATAACTTTAGCCAATGCATCAACCTGCTCAACGTGGGGGATTGACTTCCAGAATCATTCTAGTGGCAACAAGTTTCTTGATGAGAACTGTCTCGAGTAGCTCCACAAAGAGCTAAATACCATTCCCTGAAAACATTAGTATGCTAGCCTGTCAGATAACTACAGGTACCACCAAACAACCCAAAAAAAAAGCAATTCCTTTTAAAACAGATTAGCAAACAAATGTTTTCAACGAAGTTAGAAGATTCTTTAAGATGCATAAAGCTTTGTCACAAAAGTTTTTAAAATTAGGACATACACTAGAACTGTAAAGTCTAACTTATCCTTTTCATGAGAGGTAGATAAGTAGTTAAAGAGGAAACCAATAACACAtgaaataaatatagaaaaataaCTGGAAGTTACaaatgaatttgaggttaaaggCATTGAATGCTgtagaaaaaacaacaaaagtcAAATTGAAGACATGAAGATTTTGCAACCAGCAAATTTCTACATAAGGGTAGTGGCGCAACAAAATGCAATACCTTGATCAAACATGAGGCAATTCCTCataatgaaagttgtagcccttaatTCCAAAGaaataatattaataaaattGGCATTTGTCGATATTTAAGTTGGCTATCAGCTTACCAAACCTCCTCCTTTGACTGGAGTTGACCGAATTCAACAGAAATCGCTTAATTATCCGTGTGGAATGCTGATCTTAAGTTGAACAGAAAGCGAAGCATGGGAGTGAAGAAAGCAAACCAAGCAAAGTGCGATTAACTATGTTCACGAAGAATCTACACTCTGTAACAGCAAGAAGCAACTAATTTTTTTAGAAAGCGAAGCGGATTTATGGTTCTGCTCTGATTTTGAATTGTAATTAAGAAAAATACTTGCAACTTGTCTGAGATTTCCTTTCTGGTTCataggagagagagagagagagagattagtcAGGAGAGTCCGCGAGAGGATCCGCCTTTGTGGGTCCAGTTCTTAGTTTTACCGGGACCCACTCGGTGGCTTTTCAAACCGGTATCAGCTGTCTTTGAAAATCACACAGGGCAACGTCCAGCCAGGCCTTTGCCTTGGATTTTTCCTTGTTTCTTCTTTCTTGCGGGTGTCATTTTCTTTAAACTCCAGATATGTACTATCAATACTCAAATAATAATTACAAGTAACTATCTGTATTAGGCATAAATTGGTGGAGTAATTTTTTAACTATGATAAATAATTGGTTATAACTGATAAAATTAAACAGACAATGTTAAagtaatttatattttattataatGTTTATAAGTTAAATCACTTTCGGAGTTCCAAAAAGGAATTAAATCAGTTGGCCACGCTGTAAAAGGAGTCACTATGAGAAATTCAAATAAATGCAATGAAGTTTATAAAAGATTAGAGATGCAAAGTGCGTCGATGATCTTTCGAAAACAGCTTCTTTATATGCACAGGGACGAGTATTTTTAGTCGCCTAAAGACAAAATTTATTTGGAGGCCTTAAATttaaaaagtaaaatattttttaaaataaattattgtTCTAACTTTTTGAGATATAAAgttgtaaatattttttttattatcgaTTTCTTCagataattttttttcaaatgacAATATAGTCAATTCATTTAATCCTTCTTGAAAATTATTGATCCTAGGtaagattttattttttaattttaaaaaaaattatttctattGAGGCAACTATTACATGAAATGTTAAtactattttattaaaaaaagcaTTTGACAAAGAATCAAGTCTTTTATATTTTATTGAATGTATTGATTGGAGTATTATTTTCTACTTgtactattttctttaatatttttaatttaaaaaataagttTAAACCATCAATATCATAGTGACTATTATattttaaggaacattcaaggTTAAGACAATATTTTTTTAAGTTCTCGTCATCTAATGATCTTAAATTTTTACCACAAAAACTTTTGAGCTGTTGAACTTTTATACTCTCGGAGAAAGAAATAAAATAGAAAGTATATAATTTTGTGAGAGAAGAGAAAGAGATATTGTGACTtgaaaaaataagaaagagaatGTAAAAATTTAAAAGTATTCATACCTCCCATAATAATTATTCTGATGTTGATAATTTATTCacaaatttaataaaattatctttcTCTTTATATAAAACTTATTTGTAATTAGATGCAGTCGGAGGCCTAGTGAATTGCAATATTCTTCCTAGAAGATGGTTGTGAAACTAGGCGTTCTTTAGGTATATTGATTTTTGTTTATTATGATAATATTTACAATTGTTACCAAAATTAAAACTAgtctaaattttttttaaaaaaaatatataaattattataaCTAAAAAATGGGGCCCCTCAAATTTGGGGGCCTAAAGCAAGTGCCCTACTTGCTTTACCATAGAGCCGGCACTGTATATGCACAAGGTAGGGTTAAAGTCTACGTacaaattatttttctaaactgCACATGTAAAAGTATGTtgggtatattgttgttgtagaaaTGTAAAGTGCAaattgtatacggtcaaaatcgggcttGCCTAATTTTGTGCGACTAACCGAGGTCGGGACGGAAGGTCAAGGCCAGACCCCAATTATATCGGATCATGGTACGGAGACAGATTGATAAGCTCATGGATCAACGGCCAATGAAGATCGAGGTCGGCCGTGACCTAGACCAAAGCAAGAAAGAGATCGAACAAGATCGAAGAAGGCCTACTACGCCGAATAATAGAAATCCGAGATATTCGTGATTAGGCGAGGATCGTGACGGAAATCTCGGCATGTATCGAGTTAGGATCGGATATTCAGCCTATCAAGGGATTTACTTatgtaattagaattgtaccataaaaaggattcctctactatataaagagggttctaatcattttgtaacCATCTTACCTTTACGCATATCATAGCTAGGGGTGTTCAtagttcggtttggatcggtttttcccaaaaaggaaaccaaaccaagtaagtcggttttttaaatattagaaccaaaccaaaccaattaagtcggttttttctcgattcggtttttGTCGGTTTTtgtttttttcggttatttgtcgattttttcttaaatataaaacATACACTACCAATCACacatttcggcgaccacattttcaacgtaa encodes the following:
- the LOC104235208 gene encoding cyclic nucleotide-gated ion channel 1-like → MNHRQDEFVRFQDWKSERSSEGNFHAKGGVHRSKVVIASDELHNRLESGKWRAKGIIQAVKSSLSGFVEESLGSKKNILDPQGPFLQKWNKIFVLSCVIAISLDPLFLYIPVIDNDNKCLGLNRTLEVTASVLRSFTDIFYFLHIALQFRTGFIAPSSRVFGRGVLIEDAWDIAKRYLSTYFLIDILAVLPLPQVVILIIIPKLRGSRSLNTKNLLKSVVFFQYIPRVLRVYPLYREVTRTSGILTETAWAGAAFNLFLYMLASHVLGAFWYLFSIERETTCWKQACGNSSPCHHASLYCDDDHTKFKTLLNSSCPIETPNATLFDFGIFLGALQSGVVGPMDFPQKFFYCFWWGLQNLSSLGQNLQTSTFIWEICFAVFISIAGLVLFAFLIGNMQTCLQSSTLRLEEMRVKRRDAEQWMSHRLLPENLRERIRCYEQYRWQETRGVDEENLIHNLPKDLRRDIKRHLCLALLMRVPMFEKMDEQLLDALCDHLKPVLFTKDSFIVREGDPVDAMLFVMRGKLLSVTTNGGRTGFFNSEHLKAGDFCGEELLTWALDPNSSTNLPISTRTAQALSEVEAFALVADDLKLVASQFRRLHSKQLRHTFRFYSGQWRTWAACFIQAAWRSYCRKNVEESLRDEENRLQDALANEGGSSPSLGATFYASRFAANVLHALRRNTAKKARVPDRISPILLQKPTEPDFTAEDN